CAACGATGGCAGACCAATTATTATCGCTTCACACACCCAAGGCACAATCCACGCAGTAAGATTATTGCGTGAAAAATTCGTCAATAAACCATTATATAAACAATTAGTTGCTGCTTATGTAGTTGGAATGCCAGTCACTGCTGATACATTAAAGGGTATTCCACCCTGCAAAGCAGAGGATGACTTTGGTTGTTTTGTTTCGTGGGTTACCTACGCCAATGGATATTATCCAAGCACTTATGAATTAGGGGCAAAGCTAGCCCATTGCACCAATCCACTAACATGGAAATCCGAAGACCAAACTTACGCAGAATCAAGTCAGAATATGGGAGGGGTATTAAAAGAATTTAAGCTATTACCCGGACTTTGTGACGCTAAAGTACATCAAGGAATTCTGTGGATTAATCCGCCAGCAGGGGATTTATCCAAAATTGCCAATTTTAATGTGGCAGATTACCACCTATTTTACATGAATATTCGAGAAAATGTGAGTGTAAGGGTAAAAAACTATTTGAAATAATAAAACTTACCCAAAAACCTGCCTAAGAACCTCTTCAATTCGTTTACAAGAAACAACTTGAATTCGAGAAGTCGATGGCAGTTGAAATTTATTATAC
This genomic stretch from Bacteroidia bacterium harbors:
- a CDS encoding DUF3089 domain-containing protein — encoded protein: MKNLGLTLLMLLIAGIGLAQKKPYMPKTSTFEPTYFPPIPDYANPTSWASLPTIKDLADTVPSTELQNNQNTAQVDVFYIHPTTYVEKPNGKHSWNADLSDKALNEETDKNALVFQASIFNESCKIYAPRYRQAHIFSFFTDNGKEANAAFDTAYNDVKRAFEYYLKFHNDGRPIIIASHTQGTIHAVRLLREKFVNKPLYKQLVAAYVVGMPVTADTLKGIPPCKAEDDFGCFVSWVTYANGYYPSTYELGAKLAHCTNPLTWKSEDQTYAESSQNMGGVLKEFKLLPGLCDAKVHQGILWINPPAGDLSKIANFNVADYHLFYMNIRENVSVRVKNYLK